The Anguilla rostrata isolate EN2019 chromosome 18, ASM1855537v3, whole genome shotgun sequence genome has a window encoding:
- the eloal gene encoding elongin A, like isoform X1 has product MAAADVLKKVLQLKRQLKESSNSKTILKTLKRLQELDVTLNILADTGIGKAVNAYRKHSDAGEVAKSLVNQWKQLVPKEPTSPVQEQSGDEEQCHKDQLKVSENKCFDDKKSGSTGSDTECKPGGSHRRSKVPFKQESRGDRSHLHLNNTPKKDKNKVSSPKSSLLPTVHPDVDSKFRGSRKRGVCEITNGQEAKRSQKDKKSSRAKETPPERKEKEEPSDEKKGQNGEVKNLDTEEKATKKTKKGGECANESQPSGDEMGKPTMSFESYLSYDLKAPKRKKKPCDSQKTLKKFKVAAVGEEPQRRASCGKSITEQPKRSLEESPKKPSTGSVMDLLNIPLPAFLPECEDFTTFPYFEKKSEDEASAVSEEAPVFTGQRLNRKMQVYSGTKTSFLPTMMSLHQQCIRTLQNNIDLLYEIGGVPFDILEPVLERCTPEQLLRIEECNPVYIGDTDHLWERHCQRDFRNGCLEEYESWREMHLRLSKEREKKLQKLTESIVSAYSGKPKGRQVKLAFINSTVKPPRNVRIKQEVRGTAGPVMSSSLPDRPRPAQALDRTSGKALDSRARPGCSDAMASTSQAPDPRKIKRLAPMMAKSLKAFKKQLVRR; this is encoded by the exons ATGGCCGCTGCTGATGTTTTGAAGAAAGTCTTGCAATTAAAACGTCAGCTTAAAGAATCATCCAATTCGAAAACG ATTCTGAAAACCTTGAAGAGACTTCAGGAACTGGACGTAACCCTTAACATCCTTGCA GACACAGGAATAGGGAAAGCAGTCAATGCTTATCGAAAGCATTCAGATGCTGGAGAAGTGGCAAAATCATTAGTTAATCAATGGAAACAGTTAGTCCCCAAGGAACCTACCAG TCCTGTCCAGGAACAGTCAGGAGATGAGGAACAGTGCCATAAAGATCAGCTGAAGGTCTCTGAAAATAAGTGTTTTGATGATAAAAAGTCAGGATCTACAGGTTCAGATACCGAATGCAAACCAGGAGGCAGTCATAGGAGGAGCAAAGTTCCCTTCAAGCAGGAGTCCAGAGGTGACCGTTCCCATCTCCATCTGAACAACACCCCCAAAAAAGACAAGAACAAAGTCTCATCCCCAAAGTCTTCTCTGCTACCTACAGTGCATCCAGATGTGGACTCCAAGTTCAGGGGAAGCCGTAAAAGGGGTGTGTGCGAGATCACGAATGGCCAAGAGGCCAAACGCTCTCAGAAGGACAAGAAATCCTCCAGGGCTAAGGAGACTCCTCCGGAGCGCAAGGAAAAGGAAGAACCATCAGATGAGAAGAAAGGGCAGAATGGTGAAGTGAAAAATTTGGACACAGAGGAGAAGGCCACGAAGAAGACGAAGAAAGGAGGTGAGTGCGCCAATGAGAGCCAGCCCAGTGGGGACGAGATGGGAAAGCCCACCATGTCCTTTGAGTCCTACCTCAGCTATGACCTGAAGGCTcccaagaggaagaagaagccTTGTGACAGCCAGAAAACCCTGAAGAAGTTCAAAGTCGCTGCTGTAGGAGAGGAGCCCCAGAGAAGGGCCTCCTGTGGGAAGAGCATAACTGAGCAGCCCAAACGATCTTTAGAGGAGTCTCCCAAAAAg CCTTCAACTGGGTCAGTGATGGACTTGCTTAATATTCCACTACCAGCATTCTTACCAGAGTGTGAGGACTTTACCACTTTCCCATACTTTGAGAAGAAAT CTGAGGACGAGGCCAGTGCTGTTAGTGAAGAGGCCCCTGTTTTCACTGGGCAGAGGCTCAACAGGAAGATGCAGGTGTACTCTGGAACGAAGACCAGCTTCCTGCCCACCATGATGAGTCTGCACCAGCAGTGTATCCGTACGCTTCAGAACAACATCGACT TGCTCTATGAGATTGGAGGGGTGCCGTTTGATATCCTAGAGCCGGTGCTGGAACGCTGCACCCCTGAACAGTTGCTTCGGATCGAAGAATGCAACCCG GTGTACATTGGCGATACTGATCATCTGTGGGAGAGACACTGTCAGAGAGACTTCCGGAATGGCTGTCTAGAGGAGTACGAGTCCTGGAGAGAGATGCACCTCCGGCTGTCCAAAGAGCGGGAGAAGAAGCTGCAGAAGCTGACGGAGAGCATCGTCTCCGCTTACTCCGGGAAACCTAAAG GTCGGCAGGTGAAGTTGGCGTTCATTAATTCCACTGTTAAGCCGCCCAGGAATGTACGgatcaaacaggaagtgcgcgGTACCGCTGGGCCCGTGATGTCCTCCAGCCTGCCGGACCGGCCCAGGCCAGCTCAGGCCCTGGACCGAACCAG CGGGAAGGCTTTGGACAGCCGAGCGCGGCCTGGCTGCAGCGATGCTATGGCCAGCACCAGCCAAGCACCAGACCCCAGGAAGATTAAGA GACTGGCCCCGATGATGGCGAAGTCTCTGAAGGCCTTTAAGAAGCAGCTGGTccgcagatga
- the eloal gene encoding elongin A, like isoform X2: MAAADVLKKVLQLKRQLKESSNSKTILKTLKRLQELDVTLNILADTGIGKAVNAYRKHSDAGEVAKSLVNQWKQLVPKEPTSPVQEQSGDEEQCHKDQLKVSENKCFDDKKSGSTGSDTECKPGGSHRRSKVPFKQESRVHPDVDSKFRGSRKRGVCEITNGQEAKRSQKDKKSSRAKETPPERKEKEEPSDEKKGQNGEVKNLDTEEKATKKTKKGGECANESQPSGDEMGKPTMSFESYLSYDLKAPKRKKKPCDSQKTLKKFKVAAVGEEPQRRASCGKSITEQPKRSLEESPKKPSTGSVMDLLNIPLPAFLPECEDFTTFPYFEKKSEDEASAVSEEAPVFTGQRLNRKMQVYSGTKTSFLPTMMSLHQQCIRTLQNNIDLLYEIGGVPFDILEPVLERCTPEQLLRIEECNPVYIGDTDHLWERHCQRDFRNGCLEEYESWREMHLRLSKEREKKLQKLTESIVSAYSGKPKGRQVKLAFINSTVKPPRNVRIKQEVRGTAGPVMSSSLPDRPRPAQALDRTSGKALDSRARPGCSDAMASTSQAPDPRKIKRLAPMMAKSLKAFKKQLVRR, from the exons ATGGCCGCTGCTGATGTTTTGAAGAAAGTCTTGCAATTAAAACGTCAGCTTAAAGAATCATCCAATTCGAAAACG ATTCTGAAAACCTTGAAGAGACTTCAGGAACTGGACGTAACCCTTAACATCCTTGCA GACACAGGAATAGGGAAAGCAGTCAATGCTTATCGAAAGCATTCAGATGCTGGAGAAGTGGCAAAATCATTAGTTAATCAATGGAAACAGTTAGTCCCCAAGGAACCTACCAG TCCTGTCCAGGAACAGTCAGGAGATGAGGAACAGTGCCATAAAGATCAGCTGAAGGTCTCTGAAAATAAGTGTTTTGATGATAAAAAGTCAGGATCTACAGGTTCAGATACCGAATGCAAACCAGGAGGCAGTCATAGGAGGAGCAAAGTTCCCTTCAAGCAGGAGTCCAGAG TGCATCCAGATGTGGACTCCAAGTTCAGGGGAAGCCGTAAAAGGGGTGTGTGCGAGATCACGAATGGCCAAGAGGCCAAACGCTCTCAGAAGGACAAGAAATCCTCCAGGGCTAAGGAGACTCCTCCGGAGCGCAAGGAAAAGGAAGAACCATCAGATGAGAAGAAAGGGCAGAATGGTGAAGTGAAAAATTTGGACACAGAGGAGAAGGCCACGAAGAAGACGAAGAAAGGAGGTGAGTGCGCCAATGAGAGCCAGCCCAGTGGGGACGAGATGGGAAAGCCCACCATGTCCTTTGAGTCCTACCTCAGCTATGACCTGAAGGCTcccaagaggaagaagaagccTTGTGACAGCCAGAAAACCCTGAAGAAGTTCAAAGTCGCTGCTGTAGGAGAGGAGCCCCAGAGAAGGGCCTCCTGTGGGAAGAGCATAACTGAGCAGCCCAAACGATCTTTAGAGGAGTCTCCCAAAAAg CCTTCAACTGGGTCAGTGATGGACTTGCTTAATATTCCACTACCAGCATTCTTACCAGAGTGTGAGGACTTTACCACTTTCCCATACTTTGAGAAGAAAT CTGAGGACGAGGCCAGTGCTGTTAGTGAAGAGGCCCCTGTTTTCACTGGGCAGAGGCTCAACAGGAAGATGCAGGTGTACTCTGGAACGAAGACCAGCTTCCTGCCCACCATGATGAGTCTGCACCAGCAGTGTATCCGTACGCTTCAGAACAACATCGACT TGCTCTATGAGATTGGAGGGGTGCCGTTTGATATCCTAGAGCCGGTGCTGGAACGCTGCACCCCTGAACAGTTGCTTCGGATCGAAGAATGCAACCCG GTGTACATTGGCGATACTGATCATCTGTGGGAGAGACACTGTCAGAGAGACTTCCGGAATGGCTGTCTAGAGGAGTACGAGTCCTGGAGAGAGATGCACCTCCGGCTGTCCAAAGAGCGGGAGAAGAAGCTGCAGAAGCTGACGGAGAGCATCGTCTCCGCTTACTCCGGGAAACCTAAAG GTCGGCAGGTGAAGTTGGCGTTCATTAATTCCACTGTTAAGCCGCCCAGGAATGTACGgatcaaacaggaagtgcgcgGTACCGCTGGGCCCGTGATGTCCTCCAGCCTGCCGGACCGGCCCAGGCCAGCTCAGGCCCTGGACCGAACCAG CGGGAAGGCTTTGGACAGCCGAGCGCGGCCTGGCTGCAGCGATGCTATGGCCAGCACCAGCCAAGCACCAGACCCCAGGAAGATTAAGA GACTGGCCCCGATGATGGCGAAGTCTCTGAAGGCCTTTAAGAAGCAGCTGGTccgcagatga